AGGTACGCCTCGATCAGGCTCTGGTCCTGCGCCAGCTCGGCGCTCGGGCCGGCCTTGACGATCCGCCCCGTCTCGAGCACATACGCCCGGTGGGCCAGCTTCAGCGCCTGCCGGGCGTTCTGCTCCACCAGCAGGACGGTCGTCCCCGCCTGGTTGATGTCGTGCAGCACGCGGAAGATGTCACGCACGAGCACGGGCGCCAGGCCCATCGAGGGCTCATCCAGCAGCATCAGCCGGCTGCGGGTCATCAGCGCGCGCGCCATCGCCAGCATCTGCTGCTCCCCGCCCGACAGCAGTCCTGCCAACTGTCGCCGCCGCTCCGCCAGACGCGGGAACAGCCCATAGACGCGCTCGTAGTCGTGCGCCACCTGCGCGCGGTCGCCTCGCGTCCACGTGGCCAGCTTGAGGTTCTCGAAGACGGTGAGGTTGGCGAAGATGCCCCGGCCCTCGGGCACGTGCGCCAGCCCCAGCGCCGTGATGCGGTGGGCCGGCACGCGCGCCAGATCGCTTGTCCCAAAGCGCATTGCGCCGCGCCAGGGCACCAGCCCCGAGATGGCCTTCAGCAGCGTGGACTTGCCCGCCCCGTTGGCCCCGATCAGGCTCACGATCTCACCCTCGCGCACCTCCAGCGACACCCCCTGCAGGGCCGCGATGCCGCCGTAGGAGACGTGGAGGTCGCGGATGTCGAGCAGCGTCTCGCGGTCAGTGTGGGAGCGGTCACCGACCGCGACATCGCGCCGCGGGTGCTCGCACCCGCAGGTGACCGCTCCCACGGAATCCAGCGCCATCAGTCCGCCTCCTCCCCCAGGTAGGCCTCGATCACCCTATCGTTGCCCTGGATCTCCACCGGCGTGCCCTCGGCGATGGTCTCCCCGAAATCCAGCACCAGCACGCGCTCGGCGGCCCCCATCACGACCTGCATCTGGTGCTCGATGAGCAGGATGGTCAGGTGGAACTCCCGCCGCATCCACAGGATGAGGTTCATCAACTCGTGGGCCTCGGCGGGGTTCATGCCCGCCGCCGGCTCGTCCAGCAGCAGCAGGCGCGGCTGCGTGGCCAGCGCCCGGGCCATCTCCAGGCGCCGCTGCTGGCCGTAGGGCAAGCTGCCGGCCGGCGCAGCGGCCAGGTCGGCGAGCCCGAACGCCGCCAGCAGTTCGAGCGACCGCGCCATCGTCTCGCGCTCGCCGCGTACGTAGCCCGGCAGGCGCAGCAGGCTCTGCAGGATCGAGGTGTGGCTATGGCCGTCGCAGGCGATGCGGACGTTGTCCAGTGCGGACAGGTCGCGGAAGAGCCGGATGTTCTGGAAGGTGCGCGCCAGGCCCAGACGGACGATCTGGTGCGGGTAGCGGCCGAGCAGGCTGTGCTCGGCGAAGGCGATGCTGCCGGCGCTCGCCCGGTAGACCCCGCTGATGAGGTTGAAGATCGTCGTCTTCCCCGCGCCGTTGGGGCCGATGAGCGCCACCAGCTCACCCGCCTCGAGCTGCAGGTTGAAGTCCGACACGGCCCGCAGACCCGCGAAATGATGGGTGACATGCTGCAGGGACAGGAGGCTCATGCGACTGCCTCCGTATCATCATCCCGCGTGGGGCCGGACGTCCCAGACGGCCCACCGGCCGGTCCAGGATGTCCCGGACCGCGCGACGCCACGCGCTGCCGCCGGTATTCCGCCGGCAGCAGGAAGCCGAACTCACGGTGGCCCATGATGCCCCGGGGCCGCAGCAGCATGAGCAGGACCAGGAACAGCGGCGCGACCGCCAGCCGCCATTCGGCCGAGATGTGGAGCCACTGCAGCAGCGGCCGTAGCGCCTCCAGCACGGCGGTGAACACCGTGGCGCCCAGGATCGAGCCGCCCAGGCTCGCCACCCCGCCCAGATAGACCATCACCAGCATGTCGGTGGACTTGAGGATGGTGAAGGAGCGGGGGTTGATGAACTGCAACTCGTGGGCGAACAGCGCCCCGGCGATGCCGGCCAGGAAGGCCGAGAAGACAAAGATCAGCACCTTGACCCGCCGGCTGTTCACCCCGACGAGCTCGGCCGCCGTCTCATCCTCGCGCAGGGCCAGCACGCCGCGCCCGTGGCGCGAGTAGACGACATTGCGCGCCAGGACGATGGCGATGATGACCCACAGGTACACCCACGGCAGCGTGGTCAGCTTGTTGATGCCCATCAGGCCCTGCGGCCCGCCGACCGCCGGGATGTTCTCCAGCCCGCTCTTGACGATCATGTTGAAGGCCAGCGTCACGATGGCCAGGTAGTCCCCGCGCGTGCGGAACGACGGGAAGGCGATGGCCAGGCCCGCGATGCCGGCCGCTACACCGCCGCCGAGCAGCGCCACGGGAAAAAGCACGGGCCCCAGCCCCGCCGGGAAGAGGCGCACCGTCAGCAGCGCCCCGGCATACGCCCCGATGGCCATGAACCCCGCGTGCCCCACCGAGAACTCGCCCATGTACCCGTTGATGAGGTTCAGGCTGACCGTCAGGATGATGTTGATGCCGATGTACTTGAGGACCAGCTCCAGGTACGGGTTGATGATCCCATACCGGGGCAGCAGGAACGTCAGCGGAGCCGCTGCGAGGAGGATCAGCGGAACCCGGTGACGCTGGATGAACTGGAGGAGACGCATGTGCATGTGATGGTTACCGAACGGCGGAACGGCTTTGCCTCACCCCCGACCCCTCTGTGGCTGCGAAGCCACCAAGCAACAGGCGATGTCCCTCTCCGGAGCGCTCAGCCTCACCGAGCGCGAGGGAGAGGGGAAGGGGTGAGGACGCCGTTCATCCCCTACCCCGTCACACCTTCTGACTCACCGTCCGCCCGAGAATCCCCGTCGGCCTGAAGATCAGCAGCACCAGCAGCAGTGAGAAGGCGATCATGTCGCGGTAGCTGGACGACTTGAGCACCACAGGGGTGAAGATCTCGACGAAGCCCAGGATGAAGCCCCCGAGCATCGCGCCGCGGATGTTACCGATCCCGCCCACCACCGCCGAGATGAACGCCCACCAGCCGATGCGGATGCCCATGTACGGGTCAATGGTGTAGGCCATCCCGTACAGCGTGCCGCCCACGGCCGCCACCGCTGCCCCGAGGGCGAACGTCAGGGAGATGATGCGGTCCTTGGGTACGCCCATCAGGGGCACGATGGTGTGATCCCACGAGATCGCCCGCATGGCGATGCCCAGCATCGTCTTGCGGACGGTCAGGTCCAGCGCCAGCATCGTGAGCAGCGCCAGGCCGATGATGACCAGTTGCAGGCTGGAGATGGTGATGCCCCCGACGTGCACCTCGCCCGCGGGGATCAGGGGCGGCAGCATCCGCGGCGTCGGGCCGATGCCCTTGATGGCCACGAAGGAGTTCTCCAGCAGCAGGCCGATCCCCAGCGCCGTGATGACGGCGGACATGCGCGGGGCGTTGCGCAGCGGCTTGTAGGCCGCGCGCTCGATCAGCACGGCGAGCAGGGACGTGCCCAGCA
The bacterium genome window above contains:
- a CDS encoding ABC transporter ATP-binding protein, giving the protein MLDIRDLHVSYGGIAALQGVSLEVREGEIVSLIGANGAGKSTLLKAISGLVPWRGAMRFGTSDLARVPAHRITALGLAHVPEGRGIFANLTVFENLKLATWTRGDRAQVAHDYERVYGLFPRLAERRRQLAGLLSGGEQQMLAMARALMTRSRLMLLDEPSMGLAPVLVRDIFRVLHDINQAGTTVLLVEQNARQALKLAHRAYVLETGRIVKAGPSAELAQDQSLIEAYLGKAL
- a CDS encoding ABC transporter ATP-binding protein, yielding MSLLSLQHVTHHFAGLRAVSDFNLQLEAGELVALIGPNGAGKTTIFNLISGVYRASAGSIAFAEHSLLGRYPHQIVRLGLARTFQNIRLFRDLSALDNVRIACDGHSHTSILQSLLRLPGYVRGERETMARSLELLAAFGLADLAAAPAGSLPYGQQRRLEMARALATQPRLLLLDEPAAGMNPAEAHELMNLILWMRREFHLTILLIEHQMQVVMGAAERVLVLDFGETIAEGTPVEIQGNDRVIEAYLGEEAD
- a CDS encoding branched-chain amino acid ABC transporter permease, which translates into the protein MHMRLLQFIQRHRVPLILLAAAPLTFLLPRYGIINPYLELVLKYIGINIILTVSLNLINGYMGEFSVGHAGFMAIGAYAGALLTVRLFPAGLGPVLFPVALLGGGVAAGIAGLAIAFPSFRTRGDYLAIVTLAFNMIVKSGLENIPAVGGPQGLMGINKLTTLPWVYLWVIIAIVLARNVVYSRHGRGVLALREDETAAELVGVNSRRVKVLIFVFSAFLAGIAGALFAHELQFINPRSFTILKSTDMLVMVYLGGVASLGGSILGATVFTAVLEALRPLLQWLHISAEWRLAVAPLFLVLLMLLRPRGIMGHREFGFLLPAEYRRQRVASRGPGHPGPAGGPSGTSGPTRDDDTEAVA
- a CDS encoding branched-chain amino acid ABC transporter permease; protein product: MSFFLQQLLNAMQVGSVYALIALGYTMVYGILTMINFAHGDIFMVSTYLAFAASGLLLAHLGGASPLVIFVCTIVVAVLGTSLLAVLIERAAYKPLRNAPRMSAVITALGIGLLLENSFVAIKGIGPTPRMLPPLIPAGEVHVGGITISSLQLVIIGLALLTMLALDLTVRKTMLGIAMRAISWDHTIVPLMGVPKDRIISLTFALGAAVAAVGGTLYGMAYTIDPYMGIRIGWWAFISAVVGGIGNIRGAMLGGFILGFVEIFTPVVLKSSSYRDMIAFSLLLVLLIFRPTGILGRTVSQKV